The following proteins come from a genomic window of Candidatus Bathyarchaeia archaeon:
- the psmB gene encoding archaeal proteasome endopeptidase complex subunit beta — protein sequence MEPWHVYGGNGRISDMVLRGTTTIGVVCRDGVIMATDTRATMGYFVAHKRAKKVFSIDDHLGMTIAGAVADAQTVVEILRANAKLYKYEKGIAMPTRSAARLTANLLFSSRYYPLLLQAIVGGVDGEGPKLFALDPLGSLTEERCVSTGSGSPIAYGVLEAEFKDGMETREAIPIIVKAIDSAMKRDSASGDSFDIAVITKEGYRELDEREKRLLA from the coding sequence ATGGAGCCTTGGCATGTGTACGGAGGAAATGGAAGGATTTCGGACATGGTCCTGAGGGGGACCACCACCATAGGCGTGGTCTGCAGGGATGGGGTGATAATGGCGACGGACACGAGAGCTACCATGGGGTATTTCGTCGCCCATAAGCGCGCCAAGAAGGTCTTCAGCATCGATGACCATTTGGGCATGACGATAGCGGGCGCTGTGGCTGATGCCCAAACGGTGGTGGAGATCCTCAGGGCGAACGCTAAGCTATACAAATATGAAAAGGGTATTGCCATGCCGACTAGGTCGGCGGCTAGGCTCACTGCCAACCTCCTGTTCTCATCCAGATATTATCCCCTATTGTTGCAGGCCATAGTGGGCGGCGTCGATGGCGAGGGACCCAAGCTCTTCGCATTGGATCCTCTCGGGAGCCTGACCGAGGAGAGATGCGTATCCACAGGGTCCGGCTCCCCGATAGCCTATGGCGTGCTGGAGGCCGAGTTCAAGGATGGTATGGAAACGAGGGAGGCGATACCGATAATCGTCAAGGCAATAGACTCCGCAATGAAAAGGGATTCGGCCAGCGGAGATAGTTTTGATATTGCCGTGATAACAAAGGAGGGATATAGGGAGCTCGACGAAAGGGAGAAGAGATTATTGGCTTAA